The sequence below is a genomic window from Neomicrococcus aestuarii.
CGGATCAGCGCACCAAGATTGAGGACACCGCGGCTACCGTCGTGATTTCTGGTTCCGCTTCTGAGTACGACGACGCAGCTCAGGTCCCCGAGGATCTCTCACTTGAGGCGCTGGTTGCGCAGGAGGAGCCGGGCTTCCCGGCCTTTGCGGGAACGAAGGACACCCCGCTGGTGCTGATCTTTACGTCCGGAACCACGGGTCACCCCAAGGGCGTTCCGGTTCCGATTTTCGCGTTGGCCGCGTTCCGCCAGTACATTGAGGCGAGCCTTGATGTGCGGGATGAGGACGTGTTCTGGAATGCCGCGGATCCGGGCTGGGCTTTGGGCCTCTACTATGGCGTTCTGGGAGCCATGGTCTCCGGCAAACGCAACCTTTTCCTCCGCGCGGGCTTCGATGCGAAGACGTGTTTTGCCGTGATGGAGAAGTTCAAGGTCACCAACTTCTTGTCAGCTCCCACGATGTACCGCAGCTTGCGGGCCGCGGGAATTCCCGAGGGATCGAACTTTTCCTTGCGTCGAGCTAGCTCTGCTGGCGAGCCGCTGACTCCCGAAGTATCGGTTTGGTCCAAGGAGCACTTGGGCAGTGAGGTCCTGGATCAGTACGGCCAGACCGAACTGGGCATGTTCATTGTGAACGCATGGGCAGATGAGCTCGCGCGCGTTGCTCGCCCACTGTCTATGGGGCATGCCCTTCCAGGCTTTACGTGCGAGGTCCTCGAAAACGAGTCTGACGTGATCGCCGCCCCTAACCAGCCGGGCCGGGTTGCAGTCAACGTCCCCGAGTCTCCTCTCGCGTGGTTCCACGGTTACAAAGACGCCCCGGAGCGCACCGCTCAACGTTTCAGCGCTGACGGCAAGTGGTATTACACCGGCGACGCTGGCCGCCGCGACGAAGACGGTTACTTCTACTTCCAGTCCCGCGACGACGACATCATCTTGATGGCCGGCTACCGCATTGGCCCGTTCGACGTTGAGTCAGCTCTGGCCACGCACCCTGCCGTGCAGGAGTCTGCCGTGGTGGGCGAGCCAGATGAGATTCGCGGCGAGGTTGTAGTGGCGTATGTAGTGCTCGCCAACGGCCACGAAGGCTCGGAGGCGTTGACGGACGAGCTCAAGAAGCACGTCAAGTCTGAATACTCCGCGCACGCCTACCCGCGCCGAGTGGTCTATGTGGAGAGCTTGCCCAAGACCCCGTCCGGCAAGATCCAACGCTTCGTCTTACGCGAGCAAGCAAAGTAGCGGGTTCAAGAAGATACTTCTCAGAGCAAAGAGAAGGCTCGCACCGCCAACCGGCGAGTGCGAGCCTTCTCTTTTTACGAAACTTTAGCCCTTGTGAGCGTCGATGATGCTCTGAGCCCAAGCCTTGAAGTCAGGATCGGACGTGCCGTTCCATTCTTCACCGTTCAAGAACATCGAAGGGGTGCCGCTGATGGAATCAGCCAAGGCAGCCTGCGTGGTGTACTTGACGAACGGACGGTAAGTGCCGTCCTCGATGCAGCTTTCAACGTCAGCGCCGTTGTCCTTGGCCATCTGAGCCAACTCGGCGTTGGTCATCTCGCCCTCAGCGTGGTGAGCGAACACAGCGGTGGCGAAGCTGAAGTAGGAAGCAGGAGCTTCGTTAGCTACACATGCGAAAGCGTTAGCGCCGCGCGAAGAGTAGTTGGTTGGTGAACCGCGGTCCAGGAAGGCCACATTGCGGTACTCGAGGGTGATGTCCTTAGCGTCCAGCCACGTCTTGAGATCGTCGCCGTATTCGCTCTCGAAGTCAGCACAGTACACGCAGTTAGCGTCCACGTACATGATGAGCTGGAGCGGATCGCCAGCTTCGGCCTTCACAACGCCACGAGGGGCTGGGGTTCCGGCAGCAGTGGGGGTAGCGCCGGCGTTGTTAAGGTCAACGGTCTGGCCGGATTCGGTGCTCGCGAGTTCAGTCGAGGTCACCAACGTGATACCACCGTTGGTGTTACCACCAGCTGGAACGGGGCCGGCGTCAGCGACTTGTCCCTTGTTCTGCTGCAGGACAATAGCGGCCACGATCGCGATGATCGCAACGACGGCCACGAGCACGCCGATCTTGACCCAAAGTCCCTTACGTTTTTGCGAGGCCGCCTGCTGAGCACTGAACTGACGTGCTTTCTCACAGGCTGCGGCACTATCTCCACGTGGAGTCGGCGAGTTGTTAGCCATGTGTCGTTGCTTCCTTCTTATTCGAGATTCCTCGGTCAAAGTCTAGAGGAAAGGCTTATTCAAGGTTCTCAGGGTTTCTTGAGGATTCAAGTTCCTCTGCTGAGGAAAGCCGAAAGGCGATAGATTGAATCAGTAGATCGCCTCATTGATGACCATCTGCACACTTGCATTAGGAGCACCACGGTGACAGTAGCAACATCCGCGAACGCCTATGACTTCATTGTGGTGGCCAACAGGCTTCCGGTAGACCGGAAAATCGGCGCAGACGGCGAACCGGTGTGGCAGCGTTCCCCCGGCGGCTTGGTAACTGCTTTGGCTCCGGTCATGGAGAATAACGACGGCGCGTGGGTGGGTTGGCACGGCGCTCCGGACGAGACGGTGGAACCTTTCGATCAAGGCAACATGCACTTGGTGCCGGTCCCGTTGTCCGCCGAGGACGTTGAGATGTATTACGAAGGCTTCTCCAACGCCACCCTCTGGCCGCTCTATCACGACGTAATTGTTTCTCCGGAGTATCACCGCACCTGGTGGGACCGGTACGAGCGCGTGAATCGCCGCTTCGCGGAGGCCGTGAGTGAAATTGCCGCTCCCAACGCCGTGGTGTGGGTGCAGGATTACCAATTGCAGTTGGTTCCGGCGATGCTACGATCAGCCCGACCCGACGTGAAGATCGGCTTCTTCAACCACATTCCGTTCCCGCCCTATGAGATTTTTGCGCAACTGCCGTGGCGCGCACGCATTTTGGACGGCTTGCTGGGTGCGGATTTGGTGGGCTTCCAGCGGCAAAGCGATGCAAACAACTTCTTGCGCAGCATTCGTCGCTTGCGGGGCCATATTGTGCGCGGTTCTGCGGTTCATGTGCACGACGACGCAGGCACGCCGACACATATTTCTCGCGCTGAGGCGCACCCCATTTCTATTGATACCCAACGCATCATTGACCTCGCGAAATCCCCCGAGGTGCAAGAGCGCGCCAAGCAGATCCGCAGCGAACTCGGCAATCCGGACACGGTCCTGCTCGGGGTGGACCGACTTGATTACACCAAGGGCATTGCACACCGCATCAAGGCGTTCGGAGAACTTTTAGACGACGGCCGCCTCTCGGTGGGCCAAGCGTGTTTGGTGCAGGTTGCTAGCCCCAGCCGCGAACGCGTGGGCAGTTACCTGAACCTGCGCGAAGAAGTAGAAGGGCTCGTGGGCCGCATCAACGGCGAGCATGACACCTTGAGCCACACGGCTATCCGCTACTTGCACCACTCGTACCCGGTGGAAGAGATGGTGGCTATGTACATGGTCGCCGACGTCATCCTGGTGACCGCGCTGCGCGACGGCATGAACTTGGTGGCCAAAGAATACGTAGCCTCCCAAGACGACCAAGTGGGCGTCCTGGTTCTCTCCGAATTCACGGGCGCCGCCGACCAGCTCCGCCACGCCATCCAAGTCAATCCTCATGACATCGACGGACTCAAGGACGCGATCGTTCAAGCCGTGGAGATGCCGGAAGCTGAAGCGAAGCGACGGATGCGCATCATGCGACGCCACATCCTCAGCCAAGACGTCACGCGGTGGTCGGAAACCTTCTTGCGCTCCTTGAGTAACGAAGAAATTGAAGTTGGGGCAGAGAAGTGAGCCGCGTCGTCGTACCGGAAAATTTCCGCCGCGAAAGCGAACTCGGAGCGCGACTGCAGAATGCAGAGCGTCTTTTGATAGCCCTCGACTTCGACGGCACCATCTCGCCGCTGGTCGCTCGCCCCGAGGACGCTCGAGCGCTGCCCGCCACCGCGAGACTCCTACGAAAGCTGGATGAGCTCGCCGCAGCAACGGTTGCGAGTGCCCGTCCAACTTTCTTGGCGCTCGTGTCCGGCCGGGACATCGCGAGTTTGCAAGTAGTTGCGGAACCTGGAGAGCATTCCTTCCTTGTAGGAAGTCACGGCGCCGAACTCCGCACCCCCGTCACCGCGAACGTGGACCCCGCAGTTCCGCTCACGGAAGCGCAACGCGAACTGTTGGCGACCGTTACTGAGGTTCTTGAAAGCGTCCAAAGCAAGCATCCTGGCTCCTTCCTCGAATACAAGACTCTCTCTACCGTGTTGCACACTCGCGGAATGGGGGCAGAGGAGGCGAGCGGCGCCGTGGTCATGGCGGAAAAAGCCCTCGCGAGCCTCAACGGAGTGAGCCTCAAGCACGGCAAGGAAATCCTTGAAGCCGCGGTTGCGCACTCAAGCAAGGGCGAGGGGCTCATTTGGTTGCGCGAACAAACGGGGGCTGACTGCCTCCTTTTCGCCGGAGACGATGTCACAGATGAGCAAGGATTCGCCGCGCTGAAGGCCGGTCAAGACGTCACCGTGAAGGTGGGATCCGGGGAAACTATCGCCGAGTTCAGAATTTCCGGCCCCGAATCCCTTCCTGCCCTATTGCAACTGGTCCTTGATGTGAGAAGCTGAGACTCCTATCACTACGGATCGTCGGGCACGTACCTGCCCGTGAAGGGTTGTTTTTCCATGGCTTCAGTAACGTATGACAATGCCACGCGCATTTATCCCAACAGCGTCAAGCCTGCTGTTGACTCGCTCAACCTGAGCATCGCGGACGGCGAATTCTTGGTTCTCGTAGGACCATCCGGTTGCGGAAAGTCCACCGCGTTGCGCATGCTCGCAGGACTTGAAGACATCAACGCAGGACGGGTTTTGATTGGTGACCGCGACGTCACCAACGTTCCGCCCAAGGATCGCGACATCGCGATGGTCTTCCAGAACTACGCGCTCTACCCGCACATGACGGTGGGCGACAACATGGGATTCGCGCTCAAGATTGCCGGCATCGACAAGGCCGAGCGTGAGGCTCGCGTCCTCGAGGCAGCGAAGCTGCTGGACCTCGAGCCGTACCTCAAGCGCAAGCCCAAAGAGCTCTCCGGTGGTCAGCGTCAGCGTGTGGCCATGGGCCGCGCGATTGTGCGTAGCCCACAGGTCTTCCTCATGGATGAACCGCTCTCCAACTTGGATGCCAAGCTGCGCGTGCAGACTCGCACCCAGATCGCCTCACTGACCCGCCGCCTTAAGGTCACCACGGTCTACGTGACGCACGACCAAGTGGAAGCCATGACCATGGGTGACCGCGTGGCCGTGCTCAAGGACGGTCAGCTCCAGCAGGTCGATACGCCGCGCAATTTGTACGACCACCCCGCAAATGTGTTTGTTGCCGGGTTCATCGGCTCCCCTGCCATGAACCTTCTGCAGCTTCCGGTAGTGGATGGCGGCGTGAAGTTCGGTGACACCATTTACCCGGTGTCTTCGTCCACCTTGAACGCAGCCACGGGCCAAACGGTCACGTTGGGTGTTCGCCCCGAAGACCTCGACCTGGTTCCAGCCGGTTCCGGCTTGGCCGTCGATGTTGACGTAGTGGAAGAGCTCGGCGCGGACGCGTACGTGTATGGACGCTCCAATGTAGGCGGATCCGAACAGCACATGGTGATCCGTGTGGATGGTCGTAAGCCGCCGCGCGGTGGCGATTCCATTCACGTGGTTCCTCGCGAAGGTCACGTGCACCTCTTCGATGCCGAATCTGGCCTGCGATTGGGCGCTGAGACCCCAGCGGATACCCCGGTGGCGGATCTGGCGGACGTTCACGCGCTCCAGGGTCTCACCGAGGACGCACACTAAGTAGCGAACAGCACGGCTCGACTAAGAGCACTGCTGAACGAACAGCACGGCAGTGAATCGGCAGTGAAAGCAGGGTGAGAATGTGAGCGACGTTCGGATTATCTCGGCGTCAATCAACCCTGCTCTCGTGGATTTCCCGTGGGACACTCCTCTTGAAGAGTGGCCCGCGGGAAACCTCGCCGCCATGCCCCGCGGTCTCTCCCGCCACGTGGTGCGATTCGCCTACATGGGTACCGAAGTGGTGGCCGTCAAAGAGACCGTGGAGCGGCCGGCCCGCCACGAATATGACATGCTGCGCCGGCTGAACGCGTTGAAGGTTCCCAGCGTGGAGCCCGTGGCGATCGTCCTGAACCGCCGCTCCCCCACCGGAGATGATTTGGGCGCCGCTCTGGTCACCCGCCACTTGTCATACTCCTTGCCCTACCGTGCGCTCTTCTCCCGCCAATTGCGGCGAGACACCTTGCACCGACTGATTGACGCCCTAGCGGTCCTGTTGGTGAAGCTGCACTTGGTGGGCTTCTACTGGGGCGACGTGTCGCTGTCCAACGTGCTGTTCCGCCGAGACGCGGAAGGCTTCGCCGCCTACCTGGTGGACGCCGAAACCGGCGAGCTGCACCCGTCACTTTCCCGCGGTCAACGTAACTACGACGTTCAGATCGCCATGGAAAACATTGCCGGCGAAGTCATGGACCTCACCGAGGGCGGTCTCGCCGAAGAAGAACTCGACGCTGTGGGTACCGGCCAGCTCCTGGTAGAGCGTTACCGAGCGCTCTGGGCCGAGCTCACCCACCCGGACTCTTTCGATATTTCCGAGCGATGGCGCGTGGACGAACGCGTCCGTTCCCTCAATGCTCTGGGCTTTGACGTCGGTGAGATCTCGCTCGAAACCACCGGCGACGGTCACCGCTTGACGCTGGTCCCCCGCGTGGTGGAGCCGGGCCACCACACCCGCCGCCTCATGCGCCTGACCGGCCTTGACGTGGGCGAACTCCAAGCTCGACGTATCCTCAATGACATCGACGCCTATGCCGCGCGCCGCCACCCGGGCATGCCCGAAGAACTGGGCGCCTCCTGGTGGATGCAGGACACTTTTGAGAAGATCATGAGCGGCATTCCCGATGACATGCGTACACGGCTAGAACCCGCGCAGATTGTTCACGAGGTCCTGGAACACCGCTGGTTCATCTCCGAGCACCGCGGCCAGAACGTTCCCTTGTCAGAGACAGTTCAGTCCTACGTCCAAAACGTACTGGCGCACCGTCGCGACGAGCGCGCGCTCGTGTTGGACTCGAGGGACATCACCGAGGGCGCGGACTAGTCGCAGCCCCTCGCTTAGGCGGGAGCCTTCACTCCTGGGAGTCGGTACAGCGATACTCCCGGGCCGGATGATTTCCACCGTACGACGCCGCTGGGTGAGGTTGAGAGGGTCGGTGCACCTTCGCCAATGGTCAAGAGAGTTTCAATGTCTGTCGCAGGATGGCAGAGCGCCTTCACCGGGAGTTCGAGGCCCTCTTCAAGCGCTTTTCGAGTGGCCATGAACAGCACCGACTCGTCGTCGCTTTCACGGATGAACGCGAGTGCATCGCCTTCGGCAAACAGCCATCGGATTCCACCGTCCGCCAACACTGGGTGACGACGACGCGTCTCCGAAAGCGCGCGGTAGATACCGCGCAGGTCCCGTTTGATGCGGCTGGGATCATCCCATGGCATGGGAGTTCGCGACTCTTCGCCGTTGAATCCTTCGAGCCCAAATTCGTCTCCTGCGAAGACCAGCGGAATGCCCGGCAAGGAGAACTGCAGTGCAGCAGCAACTTCTTGCCCGCCGGGAATGACTGCGAGCGCTGCGCGCGCCGTGTCATGGGTGTCGATGGCGTTCATGTTGCACAAACGCACCGACCACGGGAAACCTGCGATGAAGTTCAAGTGGGTCGCCAGTAGTTCCTCGGCTTCGATCCGGTCCGGACCTTTTTGTGGCACCCCGTAGAAGTCCGGCCACGTTTGCACGGCTGGCACTGGGATACCGGAGACGGACAGCAGCGTGGCGGTGTTGACGCCAGCTGCCTCTTCAACTTGTTCTTGAGTCAGCTCTGGCCACTCTCCTCGAGAGAGCCACTGCCACACAGGACGCGTGAAGTTGGTGTACGTCATGGCGCCGTGCCACGTTTCACCCTGGAAGTCAGCGCTCGCATCGGATGTGGACTCCGCTAAGAGGAGCGCGTCCGAGTTCAGCTCGGTCACGCGTTCACGGATGATTTTGGCAACCTCGTAGTTCAGGTCATCCCGGCCGTGGCGACCGGTCATGTTGCCCACGTCGATGCGCCAGCCATCCAGGTTGAACGGTGGCTTGAGCCAACGCGCCACCATGGAGTCGTCGTCAAGGACGAAGCGCTTACGCAAATGCGCGGAGTGCCAATTGAACTTCGGAAGTGAAGGAAC
It includes:
- a CDS encoding AMP-binding protein → MTSLPTVAEYMADVTTDKVIAAELLNDRHDPAKVAFTCIDADLNAVDLTYGELRERSEKVASALSKLGVKPGDHVATLMSKSADMLATLLGIWRLGAVEVPLFTAFAWPAIELRLTASAAKVVVVDADQRTKIEDTAATVVISGSASEYDDAAQVPEDLSLEALVAQEEPGFPAFAGTKDTPLVLIFTSGTTGHPKGVPVPIFALAAFRQYIEASLDVRDEDVFWNAADPGWALGLYYGVLGAMVSGKRNLFLRAGFDAKTCFAVMEKFKVTNFLSAPTMYRSLRAAGIPEGSNFSLRRASSAGEPLTPEVSVWSKEHLGSEVLDQYGQTELGMFIVNAWADELARVARPLSMGHALPGFTCEVLENESDVIAAPNQPGRVAVNVPESPLAWFHGYKDAPERTAQRFSADGKWYYTGDAGRRDEDGYFYFQSRDDDIILMAGYRIGPFDVESALATHPAVQESAVVGEPDEIRGEVVVAYVVLANGHEGSEALTDELKKHVKSEYSAHAYPRRVVYVESLPKTPSGKIQRFVLREQAK
- a CDS encoding DsbA family protein — encoded protein: MANNSPTPRGDSAAACEKARQFSAQQAASQKRKGLWVKIGVLVAVVAIIAIVAAIVLQQNKGQVADAGPVPAGGNTNGGITLVTSTELASTESGQTVDLNNAGATPTAAGTPAPRGVVKAEAGDPLQLIMYVDANCVYCADFESEYGDDLKTWLDAKDITLEYRNVAFLDRGSPTNYSSRGANAFACVANEAPASYFSFATAVFAHHAEGEMTNAELAQMAKDNGADVESCIEDGTYRPFVKYTTQAALADSISGTPSMFLNGEEWNGTSDPDFKAWAQSIIDAHKG
- the otsA gene encoding alpha,alpha-trehalose-phosphate synthase (UDP-forming), whose product is MTVATSANAYDFIVVANRLPVDRKIGADGEPVWQRSPGGLVTALAPVMENNDGAWVGWHGAPDETVEPFDQGNMHLVPVPLSAEDVEMYYEGFSNATLWPLYHDVIVSPEYHRTWWDRYERVNRRFAEAVSEIAAPNAVVWVQDYQLQLVPAMLRSARPDVKIGFFNHIPFPPYEIFAQLPWRARILDGLLGADLVGFQRQSDANNFLRSIRRLRGHIVRGSAVHVHDDAGTPTHISRAEAHPISIDTQRIIDLAKSPEVQERAKQIRSELGNPDTVLLGVDRLDYTKGIAHRIKAFGELLDDGRLSVGQACLVQVASPSRERVGSYLNLREEVEGLVGRINGEHDTLSHTAIRYLHHSYPVEEMVAMYMVADVILVTALRDGMNLVAKEYVASQDDQVGVLVLSEFTGAADQLRHAIQVNPHDIDGLKDAIVQAVEMPEAEAKRRMRIMRRHILSQDVTRWSETFLRSLSNEEIEVGAEK
- the otsB gene encoding trehalose-phosphatase; this translates as MSRVVVPENFRRESELGARLQNAERLLIALDFDGTISPLVARPEDARALPATARLLRKLDELAAATVASARPTFLALVSGRDIASLQVVAEPGEHSFLVGSHGAELRTPVTANVDPAVPLTEAQRELLATVTEVLESVQSKHPGSFLEYKTLSTVLHTRGMGAEEASGAVVMAEKALASLNGVSLKHGKEILEAAVAHSSKGEGLIWLREQTGADCLLFAGDDVTDEQGFAALKAGQDVTVKVGSGETIAEFRISGPESLPALLQLVLDVRS
- a CDS encoding ABC transporter ATP-binding protein; translated protein: MASVTYDNATRIYPNSVKPAVDSLNLSIADGEFLVLVGPSGCGKSTALRMLAGLEDINAGRVLIGDRDVTNVPPKDRDIAMVFQNYALYPHMTVGDNMGFALKIAGIDKAEREARVLEAAKLLDLEPYLKRKPKELSGGQRQRVAMGRAIVRSPQVFLMDEPLSNLDAKLRVQTRTQIASLTRRLKVTTVYVTHDQVEAMTMGDRVAVLKDGQLQQVDTPRNLYDHPANVFVAGFIGSPAMNLLQLPVVDGGVKFGDTIYPVSSSTLNAATGQTVTLGVRPEDLDLVPAGSGLAVDVDVVEELGADAYVYGRSNVGGSEQHMVIRVDGRKPPRGGDSIHVVPREGHVHLFDAESGLRLGAETPADTPVADLADVHALQGLTEDAH
- a CDS encoding DUF4032 domain-containing protein; this encodes MSDVRIISASINPALVDFPWDTPLEEWPAGNLAAMPRGLSRHVVRFAYMGTEVVAVKETVERPARHEYDMLRRLNALKVPSVEPVAIVLNRRSPTGDDLGAALVTRHLSYSLPYRALFSRQLRRDTLHRLIDALAVLLVKLHLVGFYWGDVSLSNVLFRRDAEGFAAYLVDAETGELHPSLSRGQRNYDVQIAMENIAGEVMDLTEGGLAEEELDAVGTGQLLVERYRALWAELTHPDSFDISERWRVDERVRSLNALGFDVGEISLETTGDGHRLTLVPRVVEPGHHTRRLMRLTGLDVGELQARRILNDIDAYAARRHPGMPEELGASWWMQDTFEKIMSGIPDDMRTRLEPAQIVHEVLEHRWFISEHRGQNVPLSETVQSYVQNVLAHRRDERALVLDSRDITEGAD
- a CDS encoding glycoside hydrolase family 13 protein yields the protein MLFQPHHDGSALYVDQLHPELGSTVRVRLRVPAGFGEVEKVWLRSVRDAEPHYDAADRLPFEANGGADLEEEGSADAGADQWWEAHLTVINPVQKYRWFVQSSGRSYWVNAQGVFTHDVPDASDFRLVAGPGAPAWAPQAVMYQIFVDRFARSSQADQHPTPEWAIACSWDDTPVIGRGPETPYQFYGGDLDGIREKLDHLVAVGATLVYLTPMFAARSNHRYDASAFAEVDPLLGGDDALVRLVEEIHARGLKVMGDLTTNHSGDMHEWFRASFRNPEAPESEMYYFGEGNEDYVAWLGVPSLPKFNWHSAHLRKRFVLDDDSMVARWLKPPFNLDGWRIDVGNMTGRHGRDDLNYEVAKIIRERVTELNSDALLLAESTSDASADFQGETWHGAMTYTNFTRPVWQWLSRGEWPELTQEQVEEAAGVNTATLLSVSGIPVPAVQTWPDFYGVPQKGPDRIEAEELLATHLNFIAGFPWSVRLCNMNAIDTHDTARAALAVIPGGQEVAAALQFSLPGIPLVFAGDEFGLEGFNGEESRTPMPWDDPSRIKRDLRGIYRALSETRRRHPVLADGGIRWLFAEGDALAFIRESDDESVLFMATRKALEEGLELPVKALCHPATDIETLLTIGEGAPTLSTSPSGVVRWKSSGPGVSLYRLPGVKAPA